CTCATTGGCCAGGTACGATGGGTCTAATTAGTATTTTCCCCGTATTTTAACTATAAATTGAGTATTTTCAATTAATTATCTAGTTTTTTAGTGACATTATTCAGGGGTAAATTATTGTCCAGTCCGCGGCTACTACAGTGGAGAACGCGTGGTCACGTGGTATATGTTACATTTCTCAGCGCTGGCCAGGATGGACCAATCAAAGTCCTCGAAGTTAACTCGATGAGACACACTTAATAACAAAGTTTGAAGAGATTGCTGAGACGTACTTCAAATTCTATCTCATTGTGTGTATCCTGTAGCAACAAAGTATTTAAAAGATTATAGTTAATAGAGTAAAAAAATCTCCATTAAGACAAAAACCGTCGTTAAATTTGAATGCAACCTATGGGTCATTCTAGTTTCTGAGCCGACAAGCGCCCCCTGGTGGAAACACCCAGAACGTTCCACAGAAAACGACTTTCCTTAGACGCACGCATGCGCAGCTAATGCGCTACGCTAGAAATACGAAAGCACGTGTCTGAAATACACCATGTAAATTTCAgtgcatttcattaaataaaacaatgagtgtGAAAGAAATCATATGAAACCAAACCAAACCTAAACCAACACTGATTGTGCATTTTATTATATAgataaatatatttctttatcCTCACATTCGTGATATGCATGACAAACAATGGCAATCAATATTAAAGACACAATGAAATAAAGATACTGAAGTCATAGTCCACTTTAAATGTAAGCGCGAGATATCTTCTCTACAATGATAAGAATGAACTAATACTTTCATGATGATTCTTATGATAGCCTATATAAAGTTAACATTCAGAGCAATATTAATAGTTAACAGCAAGTTAAGCATTTTAAAGGCTTCAGAACGTGTAAAGCATCTTAAAGGTTTTGAGAAATGCACAATTGACACCCATAATTCTCAGATTTCTCACATTTTTTGGTGCATCATATGATATGCATCAATGTGCAagtatttaaaatatagtttGGTCGTAGATTTAGCAtttcaaaatacaaatatatatatatttttaaaccaaaCTCAAATGCACAATGTGTATTTGGTTAAAGTGCACCATAAATAGGTCTTCTGATGTAACAGTAGTTTGTGTGTGGTGCTGATCCGGGGTCAGTCAGAATATCCTGGAGAGCCGATGTAACACAGGATCAGAAGAAGACGGCGCTCATCTCCTCCATCTTCCTTTTGTTGTCCTTTTCCTGCCGCTTCCTGCAATGTGGAAAAAACTCTTTAGGCTATGAACCTTCCCTTTAGGAGAATACAGACGGATCAAAGAAAAAACGTGCATGATCACTACATGATTTTGGAATGTCGTTTTTGATAGCAGGCACGTCTAGACCGGTTTCAAAACTCTTTGCTTATCTTTCATGCTttaacagagacagacagatgcatCAACATCCTGATAGTCATGATGATGCAGTCAGTAGTCAAAACATCAGGACACACACCCCATCATTATACACCTTTAACACTTACAGTTAGTGCACATAAACAGATGTATATTTAGACTATTAATCACTTGTTGCCTGTTGAgtttaatcatttttataatcAAGACAATGCCGATTCATCTTTAAAATAATGGTTAGAATTACAGATGTGGAGAGCACGTTACACAATTCAATGATTCATCACatacagattctgaaagtgtattTGAGGGTCAAAGGTTACAGGAAGAGGCGTTTGAAGCCAAGAAAGTATGTTAATGTATGACAAGTCAACATGTGTTAGAGGACTGGTTTAGCCGGGTTGTAACGGACGTTGTTATTCGGTCCGGTTAGTTTCGTACGGAGACGTTTGACCTACCTTACTGCAACACACACGCCTTTTTAGTGCGTCTGCTCCCCCCGTGACCCTTGACTTCAGAGTCAAAGAAAAAGAATGATTGACATTCATTTCACGGGTCGTCACCATTACGGTAAAGCACAAACGCCAGTaaagggaatggactatatagcAGAAAGGATGTAAACGTTAGCAGTAACGGCTGTTACAATACTATTGTGGAATTGTCATCATGAAAGACAACAATGACAGTTCACTAACTTCAGATGCTtattgggtgaatctcatgaaccGGTCAagaaatgtcatgaaaaaataataattgcttcaagaaaatgaagcatatatacacatatactgtatatacacacacacacacacacaatatatatatatatagggtttcttaatatatatgtatatagtgtgtatgtgtatatatatattaatacacacacacgcgcacacacacacacgcgcgcatgcacacacacacattatatatatgtgtgtcttAATATATACGTATACACcctatatatagtgtgtgtatatatatatattaatacacacacacacacacacacacatatatatatataatacacacacacacacacatatatatacagtgtgtgtgtatatatatatgtgtgtgtgtgtgtgtgtgtgtgtattaatatatatatatacacacatatactatatatatgtatgtatatatatatatatatatatatacacacatatatatatatgtgtgtgtatgtacatatatatatacgcacactatatgcatatatatgtgtgcatgtgtgtgtgtatgtatatatatatatatacacatacacactatatacatatatataagacacctatatatagtgtgtgtgtgtgtgtgtgtgtattaatatatatatatatacacacacacacactatatacatatatattaagacaccctatatatatatatgtgtatgtgtgtgtgtgtgtgtgtgtgtgtgtgtgtgtgtgtgtattatatatatatatatatacacacacacactatatacatatatattaagacaccctatatatatgtgtgtgtgtgtgtgtgtgtgtattaatatatatatatacacacacacacacactatatacatatatattaagacaccctatatatatatgtgtgtgtgtgtattgatatatatatatatatatatatatatatatatatatacacacacacacactatatacatatatattaagacaccctatatatatatattgtgtgtgtgtgtgtgtgtgtgtattaatatatatatatatatatacacacacacacacacactatatacatatatattaagacaccctatatatatatattgtgtgtgtgtgtgtgtgtgtgtatatatacagtatatgtgtatatatgcttcattttaatacacacacacacacacacacacacacacacacacatatatatatatagggtgtcttaatatatatgtatatagtgtgtgtgtgtgtgtgtatatatatattaatacacacacacgcgcatgcacacacacacacgcgcgcatgcgcacacacacgcgcatgcacacacacacattatatatatatgtgtgtcttaatatatatgtatacaccctatatatagtgtgtgtgtgtatatatatatatatatatacacacacacacacacacacatatatatatatagggtgtcttaatatatacatatacaccctatatatagtgtgtatatatatatatatatatatatatatatatacacacacacacatatatatataatacacacacacacacacacacacatacacatacagtatatgtgtgtgtgtgtgtgtgtgtgtgtgtgtgtattactatatatatatatatatacacacacacactatatacatatatattaagacaccctatatatatatatatgtgtgtgtgtgtgtgtgtattaatatatatatatacacacacacacactatatacatatatattaagacaccctatatatatatatatatgtgtgtgtgtgtatgtgtgtgtgtattatatatatatatatacacacacacacacacacacactatatacatgtatattaagacaccctatatatatatatatgtgtgtgtgtgtgtgtgtgtgtgtgtgtgtgtgtgtgtatatatacagtatatgtgtatatatgcttcattttaatacacacacacacacacacacacacatatatatatatatatatatataggtgtgtgtatatatatatattaatacacacacacacacacacacacacacacacacacacacacacacacatatatatatgtatatagggtgtcttaatatatatgtatatattgtgtgtgtatatatatatatatatatatataatacacacacacacacacacacacaatatatatatatatatataggtgtcttaatatatatgtatatagtgtgtgtgtatatatatatatattaatacacaCGTGCACAtgagcatgcatgcacacacacacacacacacacatatatatatatatgggtgtcttaatatatatgtatatagtgtgtgtgtatatatatatatattaatatacacacacacacacacacacacacacacacacacacacatatatagggTGTcttaatatatcattatatagtgtgtgtgtgtgtgtgtgtatgtgtgtatatattaatacacacacacacacacacatatatgtatatagggtgtcttaatatatatgtatatagtgtgtgtgtgtgtatatatatatatattaatatacacacacacacacacacacacacacatatatatatagggtgtgttaatatatatgtatatagtgtgtgtgtgtgtatatatatatatataatatacacacacacacacacacacacacacatacacacaggcgTGTTAATATacacatatagtgtgtgtgtgtgtgtatatataacacacacacacacacacacacacgcacatgcatgcACAGCACGCACACACCTACACATATAGGGTGTCTTAATATATacgtatatagtgtgtgtgtatgtatatatatatacacacacacacacacacacacacacacacacacacacacacacacacacacacatatgtatatagggtgtcttaatatatatgtatatagtgtgtgtgtatatatatatatatatatatattaatacacaCCTACTActtacacacacgcatgcacatgcATGCATGCCTTACTATACATACATATAGGGTGTCTTAATATATacgtatatagtgtgtgtgtgtatgtatatatatatacacacacacacacacacacacacacacacacacacatatatatattaatacacacacacacacacacacacacacgttcaagtgtatatttatttatacatatcctaaaaaacagatgaagaacagtttcatgagattcaccttaTTTTGTAATCCTGCAGATATTTGGCTAATAAGACATTTTCTAGAAAAATCCCAGCAGCTTCACTtggcatgaaaaacaaaaaaaataaatatatgtaaaaaaaatatttccataaaatacaaaacagtaaaaggttttttttaaacacatcgGACACCTTCAGATTCAAACGGCAGTGCTGAAGAAAAGGATCTTTATTAGACACACAAATAGATTACCTTCATTACcgctttttttgtttctttggaaGAAATGCTTTTTATTCTCGGGTTTCAGAGGGGCGGGGCCTACATCAGGAGTGGGCGGAGCTTGTGAACTCACTCCATCTAGTTCATCGGAGGCTTCCTGCGTCACAACACGGACTTCTGGCGACTCGTTACCGTTTCCATCTGCGCACCAGTTACTCGACTGAAGCGGGTCGTCAAAACAGTCTCGACTTGTCTTCAACGTGTCAGTACTTGCACCATTTATGTTGGAGTCACTACAAGCAGACTTTAAAGGGTCAGTTTTCTGTACTGTGGTGGAACGAATCAAATCACCGTCCGCAGAATGGATGTTGTTCTGATTCTGGTTTTGTTCTCGATCTGTATTGTTTGGTGTAAGGCAGATGGGCGGTGCATCAGACTGATGTACGGCAGTTAGTTCCTGAGCTGGTGGATCTAATGAAGTGTTCTCCGTGGACGTGGAGCTCACCGAGGGGTTTTGAGTCGTTCCGACGTCTGTGGCGGTTGTTTCCGTGGACATATTTGACCGAGGCTCCTTCACATCTTGAGGGCTGGTGTTTGCGCCACAGTCACCCAAAGAGGTCGCTTCACCGCTAGGATTTGTGCCAGAATCTTTGACTGGATCTTCTGCAGTAGAGTCCGGGGCTGGTCGAGATGTTACGCCGGCAGACGATCCAACTTCTTCTACAGACCTGACACTTGCTGTTTTAGGAGGAGAAGAAATCGATTTGTTCAAGAACACAATAGAGCGCGTCGTCGGGTAGAAAACGGAAATGACAGCATGAAGCAAAGCATAGTGAAGCATTATGTTGCATGCCGGCGCTTTTTTGGCAATCGACTTTAAAAATGTAGGTTCTACACGTGATGTACTGCCAGTTTACGTAGTTGACATGCAATGAGTACATGTTCGGTGcggtgatacatttttaaatacttcaaTCATTAcatacagtggcatgcaaaagtttgtGCACCCTGCATGGTCAGGACTTATTAACACCCGCTTTGGCAAGTATCCCAGCATTTGCATGTTACAGCTTATACATGCAGTTTCCATTAATTGACATGCAAATTTGTTAACAATTACATATTATGTGCATATTGTTAAGTCCACCATATGCACACAATATGATGGCGCATACTGGTGCAAACCGCCAATGATTGGTCCAACAGCAGAGCTCAAATTACCAAAAGTCTAAACACTCGATTTTTCACCTCTAGTGCGAATATCAATCAAGCAATTTAGCTTTAAGAGGGGGTCATTTCACACAGTGTGTCATTTTGAGGTCGACGAAGAATGTTATACAAGGTTTGTGCACCAATATCATTAATATAAGTCAGTTTATCGTGACCATTTCACTACTTTCTCCCTTAAGCTTACGCACGTGAAAAGAGTTACAGTGCTTTGCTAGGTACACACGAGCTGCGGGTTTGCAGTCGGGTTCAATATACTGTAGTTTTGAACTGAATGTATCCTTCAATAAGAGACTCTACGTGAAGCTGCGCTACGGTCTGTGAAGAATGTCCTGCTCGACGAAAACGACAACTCTATGGACTAAGACGACGACGCTATGGACTGAAGACGAAGACGCTATGGACTAAGACGAAGACGACGACTCTATGGAATAAGACGACGAAGACAACAACACTATGGACTAACGACGACTCTATGGACTAACGACGACGAAGACGACAACACTATGGACTAACGACGACGAAGACGACGAAGACGACAACACTATGGACTAACGACGAAGACGACAACACTATGGACTAACGACGAAGACGACGACACTATGGACTAACGACGAAGACGATGACTCTATGGACTAACGACGATGACTCTATGGACTAACGACGATGACTCTATGGACTAACGACGATGACTCTATGGACTAACGACGACGAAGACGACAACACTATGGACTAACGACGATGACTCTATGGACTAACGACGACGACTCTATGGACTAACGACGACGACTCTATGGACTGAAGACGACAACAATATGGACTAACGACGACGACTCTATGGACTGAAGCCGACTGACGCGACTCTATGGACTGAAGACGGCTAGCGACTCTATGGACTGAAGACTAGCTGACCGACTCTATGGACTGAAGACGACCTAGCTGACTCTATGGACTGAAGACCGACTACCGACTCTATGGACTGAAGACGACGACGACTCTATGGACTGAAGACGACGACGACTCTATGGACTGAAGACGACGACGACTCTATGGACTGAAGACGACGACGACTCTATGGACTGAAGACGACGACGACTCTATGGACTGAAGACGACGACGACTCTATGGACTGAAGACGACGACGACTCTATGGACTGAAGACGACGACGACTCTATGGACTGAAGACGACGACGACTCTATGGACTGAAGACTGTTTTCATAGTACAATAAACTCTTATATTTTGAAAAGGGAAAGTTTGATTCCACATATGACCCCTTCCGGTCACTATAGACGGCAGAGGAGAAAACATGGATGCGTTTTAGACTTTTGTATTGGGGCGGCAGTGGAGAGCCGGACCGCTGTACGTTCTTACCGGGCTGTCCCGTTTCCCTATGTATTTCACTAGAAGGGTCACTTTCTGTTTTGCACCTGGGACGAGTCTTTCTCAGATGGAAACCCTTTCGAATATCCGCCAAGAGATGGTCAACGATGCAACCATCCTCCTGTGGCACTGGTCCTCTTCGGACTAGgaaaacagacagataaatacaggTGATTTGTTAATCTGTTCTCCATTAATCACAATTACACATAAAGAGAAATGCGTCATTACGATCACAATGATGGTTGAAAAATCGATTTGTCTTCATACAAGAAATGTAGAAATCACTGGTTTCTGAACAAAACACTCACTAATCTTTCCATCTTCGCCTTTCTGTCTTTTGGAGTCTTCCTCTGCGAGCTGCTGTTTCCTCTTCTCAGCTTTAGCAGCTTGTTCTTTACGGATCTTGTTTTCCTGCCAAAAGAAACAGCGGAACAGCAGCTCTCCGGTGGAATACATTTACTAGCCATTCTCTCATTCAAAACCCATTTAAACAATCAAATAATGTTTGGGGAATCTAAACTAGGGTGTtgtagttgctagggcattgctaggtggttgataGGTGTACTGGGTGGTTACCAGGATGTTGCTAAGTGGTCGATAgtctgttctgggtggttttgaGCATGTTGCTATGGGGTTGCTAGGGGGTTCGGAATGGTTTTAAgcatgttgttatgtggttgctaaggtgatctGGATGGTTTTAAGCATAGTGCTGTGCAGTTGCTGGGTGGTCTGTGGTTTCAGCATGTTGCCGTCATGCAAAATCCATTCATAGGTGGGCGATAGCGAGTTCttggtgattttatttatttttctcccgaatttataatttataatgagacagtcaatccacgcctcttatcacgtggcttgttgagtgcgttaccatggagatgtagcgcgtgtggaggcttcacgctattcttcacggcatccacgcacaactcaccacacgcctcaccgagagtgagaaccacattatagctgccacgaggaggttactccatgtgactgtaccctccctagcaaccgggtcaatttggttgcttaggagacctggctggagtcactcagcacgccctgaattcaaactcacgactccaggtgtgatagtcggcgtcaatactcgctgagctacccaggtcccctgttcttggtgattttaaacatgttgctttgaggttgctagggtgttccaggtggttgccagggcattgctaggtggttgttagggtgttcaggGTGTTTTTTTGCATATTGCTATGTGGtgtctagggtgttctgggttgtttccagggtgttgctaggtggtcattagggtgttcagggtgttttttgcatgttgctatgtggtgtctagggtgttctgggttgttgctaggagGTCATTacgatgttctgggtggtttttatttagcgtgttgctatgcagttgctagggtgctctgggtggttccttgggtgttgctaggtggttaagAGGGTGCTCTGGGTAGTtttaagcatgttgctatgttattgctagagtgttctggatgttttcagggcattgctaggtggtcgTTGTTCTTATAcatgttgctttgtggttgctagggtgttatgggtggttgccaggtaGTTGATAGAGTGTTCTGGATGTTTTTTAGCatattgctgtgtggttgctagggtgttctgctgGTTGCTCAGGCGTTAAGTGGTCATTAAGATGTTTTGAGTAGCTTTAATACACAATTATAGATTTCATTGAAACATCCCACTGACCTTTAAGGCTTTCAGGAAGAGTTCACGGAAGGTCTTGATGGTGCTGAAGAGCTcatccagtgagagctgagaaACATCTTCACACAGATACTGAGCCAGATCATCCTTATGGTTCTGAACATTTGAGAAACGCTCCTCCAGAGCTTTACACAACATCACGTTCTTCTACAGAAACATTCAATATCAATAAGATGACCGAGCTGGTAAAAGCTTATGTCCTCTGTTTGCTTGTTTGAATGGGTGAGTACAGAAGCACTTGTACCTCAATGACCCCTGAAAACTGCTCTTTCACATCTTCAACCGATGAAGACACTTTCTTCTCTGCGTCTTTTAGCCTCTTCAGAAGAGCATTGGTTTCTGACTGAACTGATTCCAGATTTACGCTGAAAGAATAAAAACACACTATGACACACACTCAAAAGAACAAACACTGTCAACACTCACACAGCAGAAATGTGTGGCTTTATTTACCCAGCTGCTTTCTCACACGCCTCAATATCTTCTGGAAGTTTCAGCAGCTCTGGGTGATTTAATTCAGCTTCCTGGAAATCACAAGATCCATTTCATCCACCACAAATCCATGATGTTTAAAATGTCAATCAACCCACAGTTTAAAGGACGttaatcattttctcaccctcgtaTGGTTTCAAAcccgcatgactttcttctgtggtaaaCAAAAGGAGACTCATACAGGTCTGGAACAGCATAACTTATCTTTCTAGTATTCTGGAACGATTCAGTCAGATAAAAGTGTCCTGCTGTACCTCCAGGATGTGCCGTATGTGGGTGTTCACTTTAGTTTCAACAGGGAACTAATCTtgaatgctagggtgttctgggtggtattTATCATGGTATGTGGTTGCtattgtgttctgggtggttgacaGGGGGTTGATAGGGTGTTGTGGCAGGTTTTTACCATGTTGCTATGTGGctgctatggtgttttgggtggttgccagggcattgttagGCAGTCGATACGGTGTTCTGGGTGGGTTTtatcatgttgctatgtggttgctatggtgttctgggtggttaccagggcattgctaggtggtctggatgttttttttatgttgttttgtagtTGCTAGGGGGTTCTGGTTGGTTGATAGGGGGTTGCTAGGTGTTGGATAGGGTGTTGTGGCAGGTTTTTATCATGCTGCTATGTGGctgctatggtgttttgggtggttgccagggagtTGTTAGGCAGTCaatatggtgttctgggtgggttTTATCATGTTGGGTGGTTaccagggcattgctaggtggtctGGATGTTtctttatgttgttttgtggttgctagggggttctgGTTGGTTGATAGGGGTTGATAGGGGTTGCTAGGTGTTGGATAGGGTGTTGTGGCAGGTTTTTATCATGctgctatggtgttttgggtggttgccagggtgttgttaGACAGTCgatggggtgttctgggtgggttTTATcatgttgctatgtgattgctatggtgttctgggtggttgccagggcatcgCTATGTGCTCTGGATGTTTAGcatgttgctttgtggttgctagggtgttctgggtggttgacgGGGTATTTTGAGGTGATCGATAGAGTTTTCTGGGtgggttttagcatgttgctataaaatgtactttaaatgaaCACATTTCTAGTATTCTAGGATGATATAGGCACAATAAAGTGTTCTGAAGTACCTCCAGGATGTGATGAAGGAGGGTGATGCGGCTCTTGTTTGCTTTAGTTTCAGCGAGTTTCAACAGTGAACTAATCTTGAATCCTTCAGCATTTCCTGTGTGACTTCCCTGGCATGAAAGGAAAAGTTTTTAAGATGAGGAACGAAGTCACTGTAAATCGAGAAGAGCTCAGGAGAAACAATGCAACCGGGTGTATCCCTCAAAAAGGGCATTTTGGCTACAGACAAAGTCCTCTGTCGAAAGAAATTTGCATGGACAAACACTTTTATAACATTgatgacaaataaaaatgtacaaatgtaaaatTGAACAACGAATGAACCATTCTTCCATTACAGAACCATTTATAATCGTTGATTTTGCTGCCATGGCCTTACATAGTTGAGAAAGTTTCCAACATCAAGGATGAGCTTGCAGAAACTGGGCAGCAGAGAACTTTTCCTGAGACCTATGGAGGACAACACACACATCACGACACTTTAGAGTCACAAAAGCATCCGTAATTGTGACATTCAGGACGTCCTGTACTTACCCTCACAGGCCGACTCCACCAGATCTACTTTGGGCTTCAGGATATCGAGAACCGAGAGCGTCTCCTCACACAGCAACATGCACTCAATCCTCAACTGATAGCTGAGAAAGAATGAAGAGGAACGGACAAACTAGAACAACAAACAATCTTTGTTCTCTCATGCATCTGAACCAGTCTCTTCAGGATTTGGCAATTAAAGCAAGCTCAACCACTCTTCGTATTATTTGTGGTAGCTTGCCGAATTTGAGGTAATCTGATCGCTTTTCTCAGTGTTCaacaaatgcttgaaaatggtctgcacatggtaaatggtctgcacttatatagcgcctttttagccttagcggtattcaaagcgctttacactgtgccccattcacacaccaatgaaggcagagctgcatgtaaggtgctagcctgacattgggagcaacttggggttcagtgtcttgcccaaggactctTCGGCATGTGgggtcgtgtgggccgggaatcgaaccgccaaccctgcaattagcagccagacctgctctaccaactgagccacagccacccaaaaGCTTGATGCAGTTGAGACATCTACAACTGCACAGCCACCTTGCGATCATCTCCACATCGTGTTGCCAAGTGTCCCATATTAGCCAGGACATCCCGTATTTTAGCCGAAATAACGCCGTCCTATACGCGATGCCTAGATTCAGTCATTGTGCTGCGAAATCCCGGTGGGACTGATTATCTGATGAGTAACTTAAAAACAATTGGTATAAGATGAATTAAAAGGCGCTTTACCACGGAACGGCCAGAAGAAAGAGGTAAAAGCGGTCAACGTTGGCCAGTTTCCCCGGATCTCCTTGAAAGGACTTTAAGTTGTCCATCTGGAGGCACAGAAAGATTACAGGTAAAGGTGAAGCATGTCAAATGCATTCTAGTATCCCAgcataatatgcagagtcaactacaAGTACGCTATAAGCTTGGGTGATTGGGGATTGATTAAAGGCTTTATAGTGATCTGACCTCGTGTTTTTCAGGGAGTAGCTTCAGAAGCTGTTTTAGGGCCTCTACGTCAAATTTGGTACAATCGCCTTTCTGTATCATTGCCACAAAGCCTTCATTGGTACTGTACAGTAGGGGACACAAGCAAAACAAACAACGTGTGAACGTCCACAGGATCAACAGCAGCATCTCCAAAACATCTGAACTTACCATTTAAACTGCTTCAGGAATATGTTCAGATTCATATTCTTCTTGGGTTCAACAAATGAAATCTGAAAATGTGAGAAAAtcagaaattaataaaatcaaccATCCATTTGTACCATTTAAGTGGCAGTGGAGTAACAGATGTTTCTGGGGGGGGTGCAAGGAAACTCTAGGGGGGCAATGCCCCCCTTAGACCCAGCCATGGTTTTACCTCTTTTGGTTCTTTCATGAGAGGTGCAGTCGGGGTTTTGTCTTTAGATTCAGCCACTGGAAGAGAGAAGAGCTGCTCGATGCTGCTGTAATTCGGCTCCAACGGGGAATCAGCTGAAACTGAAGCCCAAATCGAAGAACAATCTGTGAAAGAACAACAAACCCGTGAGATGGATGCTTACAAACAGCTAGTgcaatgtccagcagggggtgccaaaagcaagtgaaatggtgtctTAAATCAGATGTAaaaagtaaaa
The Xyrauchen texanus isolate HMW12.3.18 chromosome 22, RBS_HiC_50CHRs, whole genome shotgun sequence DNA segment above includes these coding regions:
- the LOC127662343 gene encoding inverted formin-2-like isoform X1; the encoded protein is MSVKSDGAQKKWAAVRGRLGSSQDSDSSPEANLENADAELCIRLLQVPTVVNYSGLKKRLENSDEAWMVLFLELSGLDLLLEALDRLSGRGCSRIADALLQLTCVNCVKAVMNSSAGIHFIIDNEGYVRKLSQALDTSNTMVKKQVFELLAALSMFSSEGHRLALDALDHYKCVKTQQYRFSVIVNELQATDNVPYMVTLLSVINALLFSTDDLRQRDKMRKEFIGLQLLHLLPKLREEDDEDLVIQCEAFEEAMAEDEEELLRVYGGSDMSNHQEVFTSLFNKVSSFPSSQQLLSMLQALLLLGPDRSDVWQALEVLTNRAILIAQSSEMESSEKILQRLVFTKEPSKWSSDFVGHLLRRKHQAVQTEAKDEKLDSSCRSINQAPLSNSTKMSSTPLPPTPPLLKAGAGPPPPPPPPLPGAGMPLPPPPPPLPGMSFGGPPPPPPLPGMSFGGPPPPPPLPGMGPPPPPPPPPGSGPPCPPPPPGMGDVIMAWNFQALGQSSSIPVKTGPQPTLRMKKLNWQKLNSRAVTDCSSIWASVSADSPLEPNYSSIEQLFSLPVAESKDKTPTAPLMKEPKEISFVEPKKNMNLNIFLKQFKCTNEGFVAMIQKGDCTKFDVEALKQLLKLLPEKHEMDNLKSFQGDPGKLANVDRFYLFLLAVPCYQLRIECMLLCEETLSVLDILKPKVDLVESACEGLRKSSLLPSFCKLILDVGNFLNYGSHTGNAEGFKISSLLKLAETKANKSRITLLHHILEEAELNHPELLKLPEDIEACEKAAGVNLESVQSETNALLKRLKDAEKKVSSSVEDVKEQFSGVIEKNVMLCKALEERFSNVQNHKDDLAQYLCEDVSQLSLDELFSTIKTFRELFLKALKENKIRKEQAAKAEKRKQQLAEEDSKRQKGEDGKIIRRGPVPQEDGCIVDHLLADIRKGFHLRKTRPRCKTESDPSSEIHRETGQPASVRSVEEVGSSAGVTSRPAPDSTAEDPVKDSGTNPSGEATSLGDCGANTSPQDVKEPRSNMSTETTATDVGTTQNPSVSSTSTENTSLDPPAQELTAVHQSDAPPICLTPNNTDREQNQNQNNIHSADGDLIRSTTVQKTDPLKSACSDSNINGASTDTLKTSRDCFDDPLQSSNWCADGNGNESPEVRVVTQEASDELDGVSSQAPPTPDVGPAPLKPENKKHFFQRNKKSGNEVKGHGGSRRTKKACVLQ